The genomic stretch CAAAGCCGGCATTACCACTTACGCCTTGATGGCCAAACTGGTCGTAACGCTGCTTTTTCTCGGGGTTACTGAGCACTTCGTAAGCTTCAGCTGCCTCTTTGAATTTTTCTTCGGCTTCTTCGTTTCCGGGGTTTTTGTCGGGATGATACTTCAAGGCCATCTTACGATAGGCCTTTTTGATTTCATCTGCACCGGCTCCTTTGGAAAGCCCTAATACTTCATAATAGTCTCTCTTTGCCATAATATCTTAAGATCCAATGACTACCTTGGCAAACCTTACTACTTTGTCACCAAGCTTATAGCCTTTTTCCACCACATCTATTACTTTACCCTTCATATCTTCTGAGGGGGCAGGAATCTGGGTAATGGCCTCTTGGGTATCAGCGTCAAATTCTTTACCGATCAAATCTTCCATGGCCGTCAACCCCTTTGCCTCCAACAGCTTCAGCAGCTTATTGTAGATCAATAAACTACCTTCCAGCGTCTTGCTATCTCCAGTTTCTTTTTCCTCAGCTTTTATCGCTCTTTCAAAATCATCCACCACAGGGATCAAATCTTTCAACACATCCTCAGAAGCTGTCTTGATCAATTCCAGACGCTCCTTGGAAGTCCGCCTCCTGTAATTTTCAAACTCTGAATAAAGCCTTAAATATTTTTCCTTCAATTCCTGACTTTCCGCTTTAAGTTGCTCTTCGACTGACAATTCTTCAGCAGGCTGTTCTTCTGCACCTTGCTCTGCAGGCTGTTCTTCACTCCTTGCAGTACCTTCTTCGTTTTTCACTTCTTGGTTTTGTGCGTCTACTTGCTCTTCTGCGGCTAATTTTTCCTTATTCATATCTCCTTTTGAATAACTATCTTGCTCTAACATATGATATAGATTTCACTCATACTCCTGATCGGTCATCAATTAGTTTGCCACTTTGCCTACCATGACAAACTGACATTATCCAACGATTGCTGCATAGACCGTGTCTTTCAGCTTGTCAAGGTTATATTGGCTTACAGATGAAATAAAGAGACTTGGAACTCCTTCAGGAAGGTCCGCTTTCATTTCTTCCATCAATTCCTCATCCAGCATATCTGCTTTGGAAACTGCCAAGATCCTTCTTTTGTCCAATAACTCTGGATTATATTCCTTCAGTTCATTAAGAAGAATAGTATATTGCTCTTTTATGCTATCTGCATCTGCGGGCACCAGGAATAACAAAATGGAATTTCGCTCTATATGCCTGAGAAATCTCAGCCCAAGCCCTCTGCCATCAGAGGCACCCTCAATTATCCCTGGGATGTCAGCCATCACAAAAGACCTGTCATCGCGGTAACTCACCACACCAAGATTTGGCACCAGGGTCGTAAAAGGATAATCTCCGATTTCCGGCTTGGCTGCAGATATGGTCGAAAGCAAGGTGGACTTACCGGCATTTGGAAATCCTACCAGCCCCACATCTGCCAACAGCTTAAGTTCAAGAATGATCCATTCTTCGATTCCCTCTTCCCCTGGCTGGGCGTAATGGGGAGCCTGGTTAGTGGAAGTTTTAAAGTGGTCGTTACCTAGACCACCCCTGCCGCCTTTTGTCA from Echinicola soli encodes the following:
- the obgE gene encoding GTPase ObgE produces the protein MADSNFIDYVKFCSRSGAGGAGAAHFRREKHVPKGGPDGGDGGRGGHIILRGNSQLWTLLHLKYRKHIIAQNGKGGEGGRRSGKDGEDVVLEVPLGTVAKDAETQEVRFEITADGEEVVLTKGGRGGLGNDHFKTSTNQAPHYAQPGEEGIEEWIILELKLLADVGLVGFPNAGKSTLLSTISAAKPEIGDYPFTTLVPNLGVVSYRDDRSFVMADIPGIIEGASDGRGLGLRFLRHIERNSILLFLVPADADSIKEQYTILLNELKEYNPELLDKRRILAVSKADMLDEELMEEMKADLPEGVPSLFISSVSQYNLDKLKDTVYAAIVG
- a CDS encoding nucleotide exchange factor GrpE; translated protein: MLEQDSYSKGDMNKEKLAAEEQVDAQNQEVKNEEGTARSEEQPAEQGAEEQPAEELSVEEQLKAESQELKEKYLRLYSEFENYRRRTSKERLELIKTASEDVLKDLIPVVDDFERAIKAEEKETGDSKTLEGSLLIYNKLLKLLEAKGLTAMEDLIGKEFDADTQEAITQIPAPSEDMKGKVIDVVEKGYKLGDKVVRFAKVVIGS